A single bacterium DNA region contains:
- a CDS encoding penicillin-binding protein 2, with protein MTEPQGSARFAVILVLLGLVMTVLVGRLAFLHLGGGNHIQATAAKTRTFKQTLTVPRGRILDGSPSAGILALNVGVKDIWVDPSLLMTSNRVGTTLTMLAPLIPIDMAEVLPHINKSNSQFAVISRYVSSEKAEAVEKLKLPGVHMSDAAIRSYPQNMMLCHVLGFANHEGVGSSGLELAMEKLLKGSPGLIESRLDGRRREMVERRTQEIPSKSGADVVLTIDQNLQYMLEKSIDAAMERNRSRAAFAIMERVKTGEILAMVSRPGFDPNKFREATDPQKLNRAIGYVYEPGSTFKVSVIAAALNEGIVKPDQIFNTENGRWLYLGKVLRDYHSYGQLNVADILKKSSNIGAAKIAIMLGDVKMDRYLRSFGLGSKLGLDLPGEEGGILAQVQKWTPISSSRIAIGQGVAVTGLQMLGVLCAIANDGMLMKPYVVKEVIADDGTVLLRRQPQVVSRPIRPDTAALMRRLLARVCEEGGTGIKARVDGFTVGGKTGTAQKPISGHYSETDYMASFVGFIPADKPEIGMIVVFDEPQPLHTGGAVSAPVFGEVAEQAVRYLGLIPTAPVTPLSNAIHADGPSETF; from the coding sequence ATGACTGAGCCACAGGGGTCTGCCAGATTCGCAGTCATTCTGGTCCTGTTGGGCCTGGTGATGACGGTCCTGGTGGGGCGGCTGGCGTTTCTTCATCTTGGCGGGGGCAATCATATCCAGGCCACCGCCGCCAAAACCAGAACGTTCAAGCAGACGCTGACCGTGCCGCGTGGCCGGATTCTGGATGGAAGTCCCTCGGCGGGCATTTTAGCGCTCAATGTGGGCGTGAAGGATATCTGGGTTGACCCCTCCCTGCTGATGACCAGCAACCGGGTGGGGACCACCTTGACGATGCTTGCCCCCCTGATCCCGATCGATATGGCAGAAGTTCTGCCCCACATCAACAAATCCAACAGTCAGTTTGCGGTGATCTCCCGTTACGTTTCGTCCGAAAAGGCCGAGGCGGTGGAAAAGCTCAAGCTGCCGGGGGTTCATATGAGCGATGCGGCCATCCGGTCGTATCCCCAGAACATGATGTTGTGTCATGTGTTGGGATTTGCCAACCACGAGGGGGTCGGTTCGAGCGGGCTTGAACTGGCCATGGAAAAATTATTAAAGGGTAGTCCCGGCCTGATTGAAAGCCGTCTGGATGGGCGCCGCCGTGAAATGGTGGAGCGCAGGACACAGGAAATTCCCTCCAAGAGCGGGGCAGATGTGGTGCTCACGATTGACCAGAATCTTCAATATATGCTTGAGAAAAGCATTGATGCCGCGATGGAGCGGAACCGGTCCAGGGCGGCGTTTGCCATCATGGAGCGGGTGAAGACGGGGGAAATCCTGGCGATGGTCAGCCGGCCTGGATTTGATCCGAACAAATTCCGCGAAGCGACCGACCCGCAAAAACTGAATCGTGCCATTGGCTATGTGTATGAGCCCGGTTCAACCTTCAAGGTATCCGTGATTGCGGCGGCCTTGAATGAGGGAATTGTCAAACCGGACCAGATCTTCAACACCGAAAATGGGCGGTGGCTCTATCTTGGGAAAGTGTTGCGGGATTATCATTCCTATGGACAGCTGAATGTCGCGGATATCCTGAAAAAATCGAGCAATATCGGAGCGGCCAAAATCGCCATCATGCTGGGTGATGTGAAGATGGATCGCTACCTGCGAAGTTTTGGACTCGGAAGCAAATTAGGCCTCGATCTGCCGGGTGAGGAGGGCGGGATCCTGGCCCAGGTCCAAAAGTGGACCCCCATCAGTTCCAGTCGTATCGCCATTGGTCAGGGCGTGGCGGTCACCGGACTCCAGATGCTGGGCGTGCTCTGCGCCATTGCCAATGACGGAATGTTGATGAAGCCCTATGTGGTTAAGGAAGTGATCGCGGATGATGGAACGGTCCTGCTGCGCCGCCAGCCACAGGTGGTTTCCCGCCCGATCCGGCCCGACACCGCCGCCCTGATGCGGCGCTTGCTGGCCCGGGTCTGCGAGGAGGGGGGGACCGGGATCAAGGCGCGGGTGGATGGGTTTACCGTGGGGGGAAAGACCGGCACCGCCCAGAAGCCTATCTCCGGGCATTATTCAGAAACCGATTACATGGCCTCTTTCGTCGGTTTTATACCGGCCGACAAGCCGGAGATCGGCATGATCGTGGTGTTTGATGAGCCGCAACCCCTGCATACCGGCGGAGCGGTGTCTGCCCCGGTTTTTGGGGAAGTGGCCGAGCAGGCCGTGCGCTATCTGGGTCTCATTCCAACGGCGCCGGTGACCCCATTGTCCAATGCCATTCATGCGGATGGCCCCAGTGAGACATTTTGA
- a CDS encoding UDP-N-acetylmuramoyl-L-alanyl-D-glutamate--2,6-diaminopimelate ligase — MKLSELLKKVKPLAVRGNPEREVAGIAYDSRQVTPDMLFVAIPGAHCDGYEYAEDAVKRGASVVVTSHSRLSSREVTQIQVEDTRQALAEICDAFYGHPSGALTVVGITGTNGKTTTAFMVRDVLESVGRIPGLIGTVHYEIGTRIIPARRTTPEALEVQDYLSQMVRAGCHSVAMEVSSHALDQQRVTGVDFDVAIFTNLTRDHLDYHQTMERYYEAKRRLFIGLGRGKKPGVAVINHDDPWGRKLAEDPEIRAERVTFGIEPGAMVQAVDPHFGATGSVCRVNTPWGESELTTPLLGRFNLQNVLGAYAAGRVLQLDDATLIRALAARVRVPGRLEEIPVNRGWRVFVDYAHTDDALANVLETARGFTEGRLIVVFGCGGNRDKSKRALMGAVAARLADIAIVTSDNPRDEDPLTIISQVCAGFGRVTNYEVVEDRAKAIAMALAVARDKDVVIIAGKGHEATQEIAGVQILFDDRMVVKKALKEMDG, encoded by the coding sequence ATGAAATTATCCGAACTCTTGAAGAAAGTGAAGCCTCTGGCGGTGCGGGGAAATCCCGAGCGGGAAGTGGCCGGGATCGCGTATGACTCCCGGCAGGTGACGCCCGACATGCTGTTTGTGGCGATTCCCGGCGCGCATTGTGACGGGTACGAATATGCGGAGGACGCCGTCAAGCGGGGGGCGTCCGTGGTGGTGACCTCGCATTCCCGGCTTTCCTCGCGGGAGGTCACCCAGATTCAAGTGGAGGACACCCGACAGGCGCTGGCGGAGATTTGCGATGCCTTCTATGGGCATCCCAGTGGCGCGCTGACGGTCGTCGGCATTACCGGCACGAATGGCAAGACGACTACGGCGTTCATGGTCAGGGATGTTCTGGAATCGGTCGGGCGCATCCCGGGGCTGATCGGGACGGTTCACTATGAGATCGGCACACGGATTATTCCCGCCCGCCGGACCACGCCGGAAGCCCTGGAAGTCCAGGATTATCTGAGCCAGATGGTCCGGGCCGGCTGCCATAGCGTGGCCATGGAGGTGTCCTCCCATGCGTTGGATCAGCAACGGGTGACGGGGGTTGATTTTGATGTGGCGATCTTCACTAATCTGACGCGCGATCATCTGGATTACCATCAGACCATGGAGCGCTATTACGAAGCCAAGCGCCGGTTGTTCATTGGGCTCGGCCGCGGGAAGAAACCGGGTGTGGCGGTCATTAACCATGACGATCCCTGGGGGCGGAAACTGGCGGAGGATCCGGAGATCCGTGCAGAAAGGGTGACGTTCGGTATCGAACCGGGCGCGATGGTGCAGGCTGTCGATCCGCATTTCGGGGCCACAGGCAGCGTCTGCCGGGTGAACACCCCCTGGGGTGAAAGTGAACTGACGACCCCCCTGTTGGGCCGTTTTAATTTGCAGAATGTGCTGGGGGCCTATGCGGCCGGACGGGTATTGCAATTGGATGATGCCACCCTGATCAGGGCGTTGGCGGCGCGCGTGAGGGTGCCGGGACGTCTGGAAGAGATCCCTGTGAATCGTGGTTGGCGGGTGTTCGTGGATTATGCGCATACGGATGATGCCCTGGCCAATGTGCTGGAAACGGCGCGAGGGTTTACTGAAGGGCGGCTGATCGTGGTGTTCGGCTGCGGGGGCAACCGGGATAAGAGCAAGCGGGCCTTGATGGGCGCGGTGGCCGCACGACTTGCGGATATCGCCATTGTCACCTCGGACAATCCCCGGGATGAAGATCCGCTGACGATTATCAGCCAGGTGTGCGCCGGGTTCGGGCGTGTCACGAATTATGAGGTGGTTGAAGATCGCGCCAAGGCCATTGCCATGGCACTGGCGGTGGCGAGGGACAAGGATGTCGTGATCATTGCCGGAAAAGGGCATGAGGCCACACAGGAGATCGCTGGAGTTCAGATCCTGTTTGATGACCGTATGGTGGTGAAAAAAGCGTTAAAGGAAATGGATGGATGA
- the rsmH gene encoding 16S rRNA (cytosine(1402)-N(4))-methyltransferase RsmH, protein MHLSVLLAEVVTGLALRPGSIVVDGTLGAGGHSAALAEAVGPQGRVVALDRDAGALERAQQKLGDVASRCTLVQSSFAKMDEVVTGLGLKEVDGILLDIGISSDQLDDPDRGFSFMREGPLDMRMDLEAPVTAADLLNTLPEEELVRVLRRYGEEPRARAIAHKVVGQRGAVPFRRTGQLADLVMEIYGGRRGRIHPATLTFQALRIAVNGELEALEAGLEAGLRILKVGGRMAVITFHSLEDRIVKQFFVEHQGRMESLPEGGAKWVGALPKMTILTRKPVVATDEECRGNPRARSAKLRIAERKE, encoded by the coding sequence ATGCATCTGTCTGTATTGCTTGCTGAGGTGGTGACGGGGTTGGCGCTGCGTCCCGGCAGTATCGTGGTGGACGGGACGTTGGGGGCGGGCGGGCATTCCGCCGCTTTGGCCGAGGCCGTAGGACCCCAGGGACGGGTGGTGGCGTTGGACCGGGATGCCGGAGCGTTGGAGCGGGCGCAGCAGAAGCTGGGTGACGTGGCATCACGCTGCACGCTGGTTCAGTCGAGCTTTGCGAAGATGGATGAGGTGGTCACGGGACTGGGTCTGAAAGAGGTGGACGGCATTTTGCTGGATATCGGGATCTCTTCGGATCAGTTGGATGATCCGGACCGGGGTTTCAGCTTCATGCGGGAGGGGCCTTTGGATATGCGGATGGATCTGGAGGCGCCCGTGACGGCGGCCGATCTGTTGAACACGCTGCCGGAGGAGGAACTCGTGCGGGTGTTGAGGCGCTACGGAGAAGAGCCTCGGGCCAGGGCGATTGCGCACAAGGTGGTTGGGCAGCGGGGAGCGGTTCCGTTCCGGAGAACCGGTCAGTTGGCTGATTTGGTGATGGAGATTTACGGTGGGCGGCGTGGACGGATTCACCCGGCAACGTTGACCTTCCAAGCGCTCAGGATCGCGGTGAATGGCGAGTTGGAAGCGCTGGAGGCGGGCCTGGAGGCCGGACTACGGATATTGAAAGTGGGTGGCAGAATGGCCGTCATCACCTTCCATAGTCTTGAAGATCGGATTGTAAAACAATTTTTTGTGGAACATCAGGGACGGATGGAATCTCTTCCTGAAGGTGGGGCGAAGTGGGTTGGCGCTCTTCCGAAAATGACGATTTTAACCCGAAAGCCTGTGGTGGCGACGGATGAGGAATGCCGGGGAAATCCCCGCGCTCGATCAGCCAAGTTGCGTATCGCGGAGCGAAAGGAGTAG